Proteins encoded in a region of the Salinicoccus sp. RF5 genome:
- the pyrH gene encoding UMP kinase, with protein MPETSKYKRIVLKLSGEALAGEDGFGINPVVIKNIAKQVKEAKDLGVEIAVIVGGGNIWRGKVGSDLGMDRGTADYMGMLATVMNSLALQDSLEQMDCETRVLTSIEMKQVAEPYIRRRAIRHLEKGRIVIFAAGIGNPYFSTDTTAALRAAEVEADVILMGKNNVDGVYSADPKLDGNAHKYDTLTYMEMLQENLQVMDATASSFCMDNDIPLVVFSITEDGNIKRAVSGETIGTEIKK; from the coding sequence ATGCCTGAGACTTCCAAATACAAACGTATCGTACTGAAATTGAGTGGTGAGGCCTTGGCCGGTGAAGATGGCTTCGGCATCAACCCGGTCGTGATCAAGAATATCGCCAAACAGGTGAAAGAAGCCAAGGATCTTGGTGTGGAGATTGCCGTCATCGTCGGCGGCGGAAACATCTGGCGCGGGAAGGTCGGCAGCGACCTCGGTATGGACCGTGGCACAGCCGATTACATGGGCATGCTCGCCACCGTCATGAATTCCCTGGCACTGCAGGACAGCCTGGAGCAGATGGACTGTGAGACCCGGGTGCTCACTTCAATAGAAATGAAGCAGGTGGCTGAACCCTATATAAGAAGACGTGCAATCAGGCATCTTGAAAAGGGCCGCATCGTCATCTTCGCAGCAGGTATAGGAAATCCGTACTTCTCCACTGATACGACTGCGGCACTCCGTGCAGCAGAAGTGGAGGCCGATGTGATCCTGATGGGCAAGAACAACGTGGATGGTGTCTATTCCGCCGATCCGAAACTCGACGGCAATGCACACAAGTACGATACACTCACCTATATGGAAATGCTGCAGGAGAACCTGCAGGTCATGGATGCGACCGCTTCATCCTTTTGTATGGACAATGACATACCGCTTGTGGTATTTTCGATTACAGAAGACGGCAATATAAAACGTGCTGTATCAGGCGAAACGATTGGTACAGAAATCAAAAAGTAA
- the tsf gene encoding translation elongation factor Ts has protein sequence MAISAKLVKELREKTGAGMMDCKKALQETDGDIDKAADYLREKGISKAAKKADRIAAEGIVHVASKGNDGVIVEINSETDFVARNEEFQKLVKDIAEHILDTKPADIEALNASEMNGKKVEDVMNEAVAKIGEKLTLRRFALAEKTDNDAFGEYLHMGGRIGVLTLVEGSTDDAAAKDVAMHAAALNPKYVSKDEVSQDELEHEREVLKQQALNEGKPEKIVDKMVEGRMRKYLEEICIVDQPFVKDSDQTVEQFLKSKGGALKTFIRFEVGEGLEKRQENFADEVMGQVNK, from the coding sequence ATGGCTATTTCTGCAAAATTGGTTAAAGAACTACGTGAAAAAACTGGTGCTGGAATGATGGACTGCAAGAAGGCACTCCAGGAAACTGATGGTGACATCGACAAAGCGGCAGACTATCTCCGTGAAAAAGGCATCTCCAAAGCTGCCAAGAAAGCGGACCGCATCGCTGCTGAAGGCATCGTGCACGTCGCTTCCAAAGGCAATGACGGCGTCATCGTCGAAATCAACTCCGAAACGGACTTTGTTGCACGCAACGAAGAATTCCAAAAACTCGTCAAAGATATCGCGGAGCATATCCTTGATACTAAACCAGCCGACATCGAAGCACTCAATGCTTCAGAAATGAACGGCAAGAAAGTCGAAGACGTCATGAATGAAGCAGTGGCTAAAATCGGGGAGAAACTCACCCTCAGAAGATTCGCACTCGCTGAGAAGACGGACAATGATGCATTCGGCGAATACCTCCACATGGGCGGCCGCATCGGTGTGCTGACACTTGTTGAAGGTTCCACTGACGATGCAGCAGCGAAAGATGTTGCGATGCACGCAGCAGCCCTGAACCCTAAATATGTCTCCAAAGATGAAGTATCCCAGGATGAACTCGAGCATGAAAGGGAAGTCCTCAAGCAGCAGGCGCTGAACGAAGGCAAGCCTGAGAAGATCGTCGACAAGATGGTGGAAGGCAGAATGCGCAAGTATCTTGAAGAAATCTGCATCGTCGACCAGCCATTCGTCAAGGATTCCGATCAGACTGTTGAACAGTTCCTGAAATCCAAAGGCGGCGCCCTGAAAACTTTCATCCGCTTCGAAGTGGGCGAAGGTCTTGAAAAGAGACAGGAAAACTTTGCTGATGAAGTGATGGGTCAAGTGAATAAATAA
- the rpsB gene encoding 30S ribosomal protein S2, whose amino-acid sequence MAVITMKQLLEAGVHFGHQTRRWNPKMKRYIFTERNGIYIIDLQKTVKKVGEAYDFVKSISEEGGKVLFVGTKKQAQDAIKEEAERAGQLYVNQRWLGGILTNYKTISKRIKRISEIEKMEADGIFDVLPKKEVMELRKEYTRLNKFLGGIREMKEMPKALFIVDPRKERNAIMEAKKLNIPIVAMVDTNCDPDEIDYVIPANDDAIRAVRLMTSKMADAVLEGQQGVSDQEIAAEQNIDMEEGSEEETVEAGESK is encoded by the coding sequence ATGGCAGTAATTACTATGAAGCAACTGCTTGAAGCTGGTGTACACTTCGGTCACCAGACACGCCGTTGGAATCCGAAAATGAAGAGATACATCTTCACGGAAAGAAACGGCATCTACATCATCGATCTGCAGAAGACAGTCAAAAAAGTAGGAGAGGCTTACGACTTCGTAAAAAGCATCTCTGAAGAAGGCGGAAAAGTCCTTTTTGTCGGTACTAAGAAGCAGGCACAGGACGCAATCAAGGAAGAAGCGGAGCGCGCTGGTCAACTTTATGTCAACCAGAGATGGCTCGGTGGTATCCTGACGAACTACAAAACAATTTCAAAGCGTATCAAACGCATCTCTGAAATCGAGAAAATGGAAGCAGACGGCATCTTCGATGTACTTCCTAAGAAGGAAGTCATGGAACTCCGTAAAGAGTACACACGTCTGAACAAATTCCTCGGCGGTATCCGTGAGATGAAGGAAATGCCGAAGGCACTCTTCATCGTCGACCCTAGAAAAGAGCGCAACGCGATCATGGAAGCGAAGAAACTCAACATTCCAATCGTTGCGATGGTCGATACAAACTGTGATCCGGACGAGATCGACTATGTCATTCCTGCAAACGATGACGCCATCCGTGCAGTCAGACTGATGACAAGCAAAATGGCTGATGCAGTACTGGAAGGCCAGCAGGGCGTATCCGACCAGGAGATCGCTGCTGAGCAGAACATCGACATGGAAGAAGGCTCCGAAGAGGAGACTGTCGAAGCGGGCGAAAGCAAATAA
- the codY gene encoding GTP-sensing pleiotropic transcriptional regulator CodY translates to MSNLLQKTRDINKLIQSHQGVKVDFKEVSEKVSGVLECNVFIVSRKGKLLGYGINQKIENDRIVEMLEARRFPEEYVEKIMKINETQENIEFEDELTVFPTEDSFQDSETCILPIFGGGERLGTLVLGRISKQFEEDDLVLAEYAGTVVGMEILREKQEEIEQKARDKASIAMAIRSLSYSEREAIEHIFDELDADEGLLVASKVADRVGITRSVIVNALRKLESAGVIESRSLGMKGTFIKVKKEDFLPELRKES, encoded by the coding sequence ATGAGCAACCTACTACAGAAAACAAGAGATATCAACAAGCTGATCCAGAGTCATCAAGGTGTGAAAGTCGATTTCAAGGAAGTATCGGAAAAGGTGAGCGGCGTGCTCGAGTGCAACGTCTTCATCGTTTCACGGAAAGGAAAACTGCTGGGCTACGGCATCAACCAGAAGATCGAGAACGACCGCATCGTTGAAATGCTCGAAGCGAGAAGGTTCCCTGAGGAATATGTCGAAAAGATCATGAAGATTAATGAAACCCAGGAGAACATCGAGTTCGAAGATGAACTGACAGTCTTCCCTACGGAAGATTCCTTCCAGGATTCCGAAACATGCATCCTGCCGATCTTCGGCGGCGGAGAGCGCCTCGGCACACTCGTGCTTGGCCGCATATCCAAACAGTTCGAAGAAGATGACCTTGTGTTGGCAGAGTATGCCGGTACTGTCGTAGGAATGGAGATTCTCCGTGAAAAGCAGGAGGAAATAGAGCAGAAGGCACGTGACAAGGCGAGCATCGCCATGGCAATCCGTTCCCTCTCCTATTCCGAGCGTGAAGCGATCGAGCACATCTTCGACGAGCTGGATGCGGATGAAGGCCTCCTGGTCGCCTCCAAAGTTGCTGACCGCGTGGGCATTACACGCTCCGTCATCGTCAACGCACTGCGCAAGCTGGAGAGTGCGGGCGTCATCGAATCGCGTTCCCTCGGCATGAAAGGCACCTTCATCAAGGTCAAAAAAGAGGACTTCCTGCCTGAACTTAGAAAAGAAAGCTGA
- the hslU gene encoding ATP-dependent protease ATPase subunit HslU, giving the protein MRQNLTPREITAKLDDDIIGQQEAKRKVAIAMRNRYRRMQLESSLKDEVVPKNILMIGPTGVGKTEIARRMAKLTGAPFSKVEATKFTEVGYVGRDVESMVRDLVEASVRMVKEEKMKMVEEDARKLAEERLVGLLAPGEKRRQTNSNPFEMFMNQQSEEEYEEVTPEVRAKRMNLREKLSSGMLEDEEVTIEVEQEQNPMGMMMPGMDEGGMQDMLKQFMPKKKHKRTMPVRKAREYLKREEAEKIVDTDNVNDEAISLAETMGIIFIDEMDKIAKGGQNTGDVSREGVQRDILPIVEGSTVQTKYGPIDTEHILFIGAGAFHVAKPSDLIPELQGRFPIRVELDKLKAEDFVKILSEPQSSLLKQYEALLKTEEVTISFTEEAITEIAEIAFEVNSDTDDIGARRLHTILETLLEELLFEASGMQGTHVEITRQYVESKLNNIKSDKNLSAFIL; this is encoded by the coding sequence TTGAGACAAAATCTTACTCCCAGGGAGATCACTGCCAAACTCGATGATGACATCATCGGCCAGCAGGAAGCCAAGCGGAAAGTGGCGATTGCAATGCGCAACCGCTACCGCCGCATGCAGCTCGAGTCTTCATTGAAGGACGAAGTTGTGCCCAAGAATATACTGATGATCGGACCGACTGGAGTCGGCAAGACGGAAATCGCCAGAAGGATGGCAAAGCTTACAGGCGCACCGTTTTCGAAAGTGGAGGCGACGAAGTTCACTGAAGTCGGATATGTCGGCAGGGATGTCGAAAGCATGGTGCGTGATCTGGTGGAAGCAAGCGTCCGCATGGTCAAGGAAGAGAAGATGAAGATGGTCGAGGAGGATGCGCGGAAGCTTGCGGAAGAACGCCTTGTAGGTCTTCTTGCACCAGGTGAGAAGCGCAGGCAGACGAACTCCAATCCTTTCGAGATGTTCATGAACCAGCAGTCAGAGGAGGAGTATGAGGAAGTGACGCCCGAAGTAAGGGCGAAGCGCATGAACCTTCGGGAAAAGCTCTCCTCCGGCATGCTGGAGGATGAAGAGGTCACCATCGAAGTCGAACAGGAGCAGAATCCGATGGGCATGATGATGCCAGGCATGGATGAGGGCGGCATGCAGGATATGCTCAAGCAGTTCATGCCGAAGAAGAAGCACAAGCGCACCATGCCGGTCAGGAAGGCAAGGGAATATCTGAAGCGTGAAGAGGCCGAGAAGATCGTCGATACCGACAATGTCAACGACGAAGCGATATCGCTTGCCGAGACGATGGGCATCATCTTCATCGACGAGATGGACAAGATCGCCAAAGGCGGGCAGAATACCGGGGACGTTTCCCGGGAAGGTGTCCAGAGGGACATCCTGCCGATCGTCGAAGGCAGTACGGTACAGACCAAGTACGGTCCGATAGATACCGAGCATATCCTCTTCATCGGTGCCGGTGCCTTCCATGTCGCCAAACCGAGCGATCTGATCCCGGAACTCCAAGGGCGTTTCCCGATCCGTGTCGAACTCGACAAGCTCAAGGCTGAGGACTTCGTCAAAATATTGTCCGAGCCGCAGAGTTCACTGCTCAAACAGTATGAAGCGCTTCTGAAGACGGAGGAAGTGACCATTTCCTTTACTGAGGAAGCCATCACGGAGATAGCAGAAATCGCCTTTGAAGTGAACAGTGATACGGATGACATCGGTGCAAGGCGCCTCCACACGATCCTCGAGACCCTGCTTGAGGAGTTGCTGTTCGAAGCGAGCGGCATGCAGGGGACGCATGTGGAGATCACCCGGCAGTACGTGGAATCGAAGCTGAACAACATCAAGTCCGACAAGAATCTAAGTGCATTTATCTTATAA
- the hslV gene encoding ATP-dependent protease subunit HslV, with product MAIKGTTIFAIRHKDKMAMAGDGQVTLGNQVVMKHSARKVRRLFDDKVVAGFAGSVADAFTLFEKFEANLYAYNGNLTRAAVELAKEWRGDKILRQLEAMLIVMDKETLLLVSGTGEVIEPDDGILAIGSGGNFALSAGRAMKLHGDNLDAPTIARDSLLIASEICVFTNDHIIVETIE from the coding sequence ATGGCAATAAAAGGGACAACGATATTTGCCATACGGCATAAGGACAAGATGGCAATGGCCGGAGACGGCCAGGTGACGCTCGGCAACCAGGTGGTGATGAAGCATTCCGCACGCAAGGTCAGACGCCTTTTCGACGACAAGGTCGTTGCAGGGTTTGCCGGCAGCGTTGCAGATGCATTCACACTGTTTGAAAAATTCGAAGCGAACCTGTATGCCTATAACGGCAATCTTACACGGGCGGCTGTCGAGCTCGCCAAGGAATGGCGGGGCGACAAGATCCTCAGACAGCTTGAGGCCATGCTGATCGTCATGGATAAGGAGACGCTGCTTCTGGTCAGCGGCACGGGCGAGGTTATAGAACCGGATGACGGCATCCTCGCTATCGGCAGCGGTGGCAATTTTGCACTGAGCGCCGGCCGCGCGATGAAGCTTCACGGCGACAATCTGGATGCCCCGACGATAGCGCGGGACAGCCTGCTGATCGCGAGTGAAATCTGCGTCTTCACGAATGACCATATAATTGTAGAAACGATTGAATAA
- the xerC gene encoding tyrosine recombinase XerC: MDHLGNFMEQLIYQRNLSSHTVSNYKRDINEFLRFLTQEGLDIETFKYMDARNYLNMLYQKQLKKSTVSRKISALRSFYNYLIDKGIRNSNPFTNLPNPKRDKPLPGFLYENEIRGLFDSLDQDSKMYERDRAILELLYATGMRASELLGLTLSHIDFDHGLLKVRGKGNKERVLPFGTHASEALKAYIEKHDQAIEANGALWINQRNGPLTDRGLRYVIDMMVKRSASDLHLHPHKIRHSFATHMLNNGADLRAVQELLGHESLSTTQKYTHVSKEQLRKTYLAHHPANQKR, translated from the coding sequence ATGGATCATCTGGGGAATTTCATGGAACAGCTCATATATCAGCGCAACCTTTCCTCCCACACGGTCAGCAACTATAAGCGGGATATCAATGAGTTTCTCAGGTTCCTCACCCAGGAGGGGCTGGACATTGAAACGTTCAAGTACATGGATGCCAGGAACTATCTCAACATGCTTTATCAGAAACAATTGAAGAAATCCACAGTGTCCAGAAAAATATCGGCGCTCAGAAGCTTCTACAACTACCTGATCGACAAAGGGATCCGCAATTCGAACCCCTTTACGAACCTGCCGAACCCGAAACGGGATAAGCCCTTGCCGGGCTTCCTGTACGAGAATGAAATACGCGGGCTTTTCGACTCCCTGGATCAGGATTCTAAAATGTACGAACGGGATAGGGCCATACTGGAACTGCTCTATGCGACCGGCATGCGGGCCTCTGAACTGCTCGGCCTCACATTGTCGCATATCGACTTCGACCACGGGCTGCTCAAGGTGCGCGGAAAGGGCAACAAGGAAAGGGTGCTGCCTTTTGGCACCCATGCTTCCGAAGCCCTGAAGGCCTACATCGAAAAGCACGATCAGGCAATTGAGGCGAATGGGGCATTATGGATCAACCAGAGGAACGGTCCCCTGACCGACAGAGGCCTCCGGTATGTCATCGATATGATGGTCAAAAGGAGCGCAAGCGACCTCCACCTCCATCCGCACAAGATCAGGCACAGCTTTGCGACACATATGCTGAACAATGGTGCTGACCTCAGGGCGGTGCAGGAACTGCTCGGCCATGAATCGCTGTCGACGACCCAGAAGTATACGCATGTGTCGAAGGAACAGCTCAGAAAGACCTATCTCGCGCATCATCCAGCTAATCAGAAGAGGTGA
- the topA gene encoding type I DNA topoisomerase: MADNLVIVESPAKAKTIEKYLGKRYKVVASMGHVRDLPRSQTGIDTENNYEPKYITIRGKGPLLKDLKKEAKKAKKIFLASDPDREGEAIAWHLSHALGDDKEYYRVVFNEITKDAVKESFKHPGSINQKLVDAQQARRILDRLVGYNISPVLWKKVKKGLSAGRVQSVALKMVIDRENEIREFKPEEYWTITGLFKYGKNNFEGKFNRLANEKIKLKTKEDVDHVLSQLEGDQFNVDSVEKKEKKRYPSKPFTTSSLQQEAARKLNFKARKTMMVAQQLYEGIDIKKAGTVGLITYMRTDSTRISPVAQQEAVDYIEGEYGNKFVGAKPSAKKAEGSQDAHEAVRPTSANRTPANMKQYLSRDQYRLYKLIWDRFIASMMAPAILDTVRMELSNNGVIFRSNGQTIKFKGFMQIYIEGSDDGEEDLNNRLPEIAEGETVKSDKIDPNQHFTQPPPRYTEARLVKTLEEQGIGRPSTYAPTLDTIQKRNYVKIDQKRFIPTELGEIVNQSVTQYFPDIIEVEFTRSMEKNLDDIAEGEASWVAVIDDFYKDFEPQVERADEEMEKIEIKDEPAGEDCEKCGSPMVYKMGRYGKFMACSNFPDCRNTKAIVKTIGVKCPKCSEGDVVERKSKKNRIFYGCDRYPECDFISWDRPIGRNCPKCDHYLVETKKGKTAKVKCTNCDYEEKAE, encoded by the coding sequence GTGGCAGATAATCTGGTTATTGTAGAATCGCCTGCGAAAGCTAAGACGATAGAAAAATACCTCGGCAAACGATACAAAGTCGTTGCATCGATGGGTCACGTACGCGATTTGCCTCGCAGTCAAACGGGGATAGACACTGAAAACAATTATGAACCCAAATACATCACCATTCGCGGCAAGGGGCCTCTTCTCAAGGATTTGAAGAAAGAAGCCAAAAAAGCGAAAAAGATATTCTTGGCAAGTGACCCGGACCGCGAAGGCGAAGCTATCGCATGGCATTTGAGCCATGCACTAGGAGATGACAAGGAATACTACAGGGTGGTATTCAACGAAATTACGAAAGATGCGGTGAAGGAGAGCTTCAAGCATCCGGGCTCGATCAATCAGAAGCTCGTGGATGCGCAGCAGGCACGCCGTATACTCGACCGGCTCGTCGGCTACAACATTTCACCTGTGCTGTGGAAGAAGGTTAAGAAGGGGCTGTCGGCAGGACGTGTCCAATCTGTAGCACTGAAGATGGTCATCGACCGTGAAAATGAAATCAGGGAATTCAAGCCTGAAGAATACTGGACGATTACAGGTCTTTTCAAATACGGTAAAAACAACTTTGAAGGGAAGTTCAACCGGCTCGCCAACGAAAAGATCAAGCTGAAGACAAAAGAGGATGTAGATCATGTGCTGTCACAGCTTGAAGGCGACCAGTTCAATGTGGACTCGGTGGAGAAGAAGGAAAAGAAACGCTATCCGTCGAAACCGTTCACGACTTCCTCCCTCCAGCAGGAAGCGGCAAGAAAGCTGAACTTCAAGGCGCGCAAGACGATGATGGTCGCTCAGCAGCTCTATGAAGGAATAGACATCAAGAAGGCCGGAACAGTAGGTCTGATCACCTATATGAGGACGGATTCCACCAGGATTTCACCCGTTGCCCAGCAGGAAGCGGTCGACTATATAGAAGGAGAATACGGCAATAAATTCGTTGGAGCAAAGCCTTCCGCGAAAAAGGCGGAAGGCAGCCAGGATGCCCACGAGGCAGTCCGGCCGACAAGTGCGAACCGGACGCCGGCCAACATGAAGCAGTACCTCTCCCGCGACCAGTACAGGTTGTACAAGCTGATCTGGGATCGCTTCATCGCCAGCATGATGGCTCCGGCCATTCTGGACACTGTCCGTATGGAACTGTCGAATAACGGCGTCATCTTCAGGAGCAATGGCCAGACGATCAAGTTCAAAGGCTTCATGCAGATTTATATCGAAGGCAGTGATGACGGGGAAGAAGACCTGAACAACCGTCTGCCGGAAATTGCCGAAGGCGAGACGGTCAAGTCCGACAAGATCGATCCGAACCAGCACTTCACCCAGCCGCCGCCGCGGTATACGGAAGCAAGGCTCGTCAAGACCCTGGAGGAACAGGGGATCGGCCGTCCATCCACTTATGCACCAACATTGGACACGATCCAGAAGAGAAATTATGTCAAAATCGACCAGAAACGTTTCATCCCCACCGAACTCGGGGAAATCGTCAACCAGTCGGTGACACAATACTTCCCCGATATCATAGAGGTGGAATTCACACGGTCCATGGAGAAGAACCTGGATGATATCGCCGAAGGCGAAGCATCATGGGTTGCGGTCATAGATGATTTCTACAAGGATTTCGAGCCTCAGGTGGAGCGTGCCGACGAAGAGATGGAAAAGATTGAAATCAAGGATGAACCGGCAGGCGAGGACTGCGAGAAATGCGGCTCCCCGATGGTCTACAAGATGGGGCGCTATGGAAAGTTCATGGCCTGCTCGAACTTCCCGGACTGCCGCAATACGAAGGCGATCGTCAAAACCATCGGCGTGAAATGTCCGAAGTGCAGTGAAGGTGATGTCGTCGAGAGGAAATCCAAAAAGAACCGGATATTCTACGGATGCGACCGCTATCCGGAATGCGACTTCATTTCCTGGGATCGTCCGATCGGCAGGAACTGTCCGAAATGTGACCACTATCTTGTGGAAACCAAAAAGGGCAAGACGGCCAAAGTGAAATGTACAAACTGTGATTATGAAGAAAAAGCCGAGTAG
- the dprA gene encoding DNA-processing protein DprA, whose product MDLLRLSFAGVTPHEYKVLAGGGKMGAAGGLREKVSRAERMDRGRVMGMLESKGIGYITMEDAEYPALLKQIYDPPLVLYYRGNISLLEKRMLGIVGSRKATAYTRIVLQNIIPEIHGLAVVSGLAYGADDMAHNTAMAHGLDTVGVLAFGHDIHYPRSTRDTRNRMERDGLVISEYPPDVQIAKWRFVARNRIIAGMSMGVLVTEAEAKSGSLITLDMALNENRHTYCIPGNIHAPQSKGTNGRLREGAKMVLSGEDIMEDF is encoded by the coding sequence ATGGATCTATTACGGTTGAGTTTTGCAGGGGTGACACCGCACGAATACAAGGTACTGGCCGGTGGCGGGAAGATGGGAGCCGCCGGCGGACTCCGGGAAAAGGTTTCCCGGGCCGAAAGAATGGATAGAGGGAGGGTGATGGGAATGCTCGAATCCAAGGGGATCGGGTACATCACCATGGAGGATGCAGAATATCCGGCCCTATTGAAGCAGATCTATGATCCGCCGCTCGTCCTCTACTATCGTGGGAACATCAGCCTGCTTGAAAAGCGGATGCTCGGCATCGTGGGCAGCAGGAAGGCGACTGCCTACACGCGGATCGTGCTTCAGAACATCATACCGGAGATCCATGGGCTGGCGGTCGTCTCTGGGCTGGCCTACGGTGCGGATGATATGGCGCACAATACGGCAATGGCACATGGCCTCGACACGGTTGGCGTGCTCGCATTCGGGCATGACATCCATTATCCGCGCAGCACCCGTGACACCCGGAACAGGATGGAGCGCGATGGCCTTGTGATCAGCGAGTACCCGCCGGATGTGCAGATAGCCAAATGGCGCTTCGTCGCCCGCAACAGGATCATCGCAGGAATGTCCATGGGTGTCCTCGTCACCGAGGCGGAAGCAAAGAGCGGCAGCCTGATCACACTGGATATGGCCCTCAATGAGAACAGGCACACCTACTGCATCCCTGGAAACATCCATGCGCCCCAGTCGAAGGGGACGAACGGAAGGCTCCGGGAGGGGGCAAAGATGGTGCTCTCGGGAGAGGATATAATGGAAGATTTCTGA
- the sucD gene encoding succinate--CoA ligase subunit alpha — protein MGVFIDKDTKVLVQGITGSTALFHTKQMLEYGTQIVAGVTPGKGGQEVEGVPVFNTVEEAKKETGASVSVIYVPAPFAADAIVECADAELDLAICITEHIPVLDMVKVKRYLEGKKTRLVGPNCPGVITADECKIGIMPGYIHKKGHVGVVSRSGTLTYEAVHQLTEAGIGQTTAVGIGGDPVNGTDFIDALKAFNEDPETEAVVMIGEIGGTAEEEAAEWVRDNMTKPVVGFIGGVTAPPGKRMGHAGAIISGGKGTADEKIKTMNACGIETADTPSEIGETLISRIKKEDGLYEKCLTVK, from the coding sequence GTGGGTGTATTTATTGATAAGGATACTAAAGTCCTAGTTCAAGGTATTACTGGATCAACGGCACTGTTCCATACTAAACAGATGCTCGAATATGGTACTCAGATCGTGGCTGGTGTGACACCAGGCAAAGGCGGCCAGGAAGTCGAAGGCGTGCCTGTGTTCAATACGGTCGAAGAAGCGAAGAAGGAAACCGGAGCATCCGTCTCCGTCATCTACGTGCCTGCACCATTTGCTGCAGATGCGATCGTGGAATGTGCAGATGCAGAACTGGATCTTGCCATCTGCATCACCGAGCATATCCCTGTACTTGATATGGTCAAGGTGAAGCGCTATCTGGAAGGCAAGAAGACACGCCTTGTCGGCCCGAACTGTCCGGGTGTCATTACTGCAGATGAATGCAAGATCGGCATCATGCCGGGCTACATTCATAAAAAAGGCCACGTCGGCGTAGTCAGCCGTTCAGGCACACTGACGTATGAAGCGGTACATCAGCTGACTGAAGCAGGCATCGGCCAGACGACAGCTGTCGGAATCGGCGGCGACCCTGTAAACGGTACGGACTTCATCGATGCGCTGAAAGCATTCAATGAAGATCCTGAAACAGAAGCGGTTGTCATGATCGGTGAAATCGGTGGTACGGCTGAAGAAGAAGCGGCAGAATGGGTCAGAGACAATATGACCAAGCCTGTTGTCGGCTTCATCGGCGGTGTAACTGCGCCTCCAGGAAAACGCATGGGACACGCAGGTGCCATCATTTCCGGCGGCAAGGGTACTGCAGACGAAAAGATCAAGACGATGAACGCATGCGGCATTGAAACTGCAGACACACCATCTGAAATCGGGGAGACACTCATTTCCCGCATCAAAAAAGAAGATGGTCTCTACGAGAAGTGCCTCACTGTAAAATAA